The proteins below come from a single Branchiostoma floridae strain S238N-H82 chromosome 5, Bfl_VNyyK, whole genome shotgun sequence genomic window:
- the LOC118416702 gene encoding receptor tyrosine-protein kinase let-23-like, with protein sequence MSYSRTSRMLCFQLSLALFSMLGGTASFNTTVFVPENAPVGTVVARHKVSPQLPRTYRILDGNDYERFVIAESQGVVEVANPLDYQIQSTYQLQILTSSGRKLTENTSLWTLTVHVLDVSEYPPYYNKTCETPERYSGLPRLVEFTDYFLDGSTSSGFKFRKTADIVNVTKRSVYFSVENDICEMNVTVGIKHIQDVAICHELYKAGYMNLTQYSVGGDNKVSAILIDRDVHRGYPFVPPMIFSELVASKGLDPVWIGNPRYRFFLLVSLGVLKTAAPVNKIANVLTLRLFGNVNLTAQITAKLAGCPHGKYGAYCDKNCISICKNDARCHGFNGACLCAPGWKGVACDIPTPAVAIDVRPEAKLYITGNVSLQCRPVHTNVSSMTWWFRSSGNNSSKVFIQTSRNFYISPTLPETNGVYTCEGLTSEGQILERNYVLDVMECPPGLHGERCDKPCECLHNVGCDRWTGCVCEAGWTGPTCNISCPSGKFGTNCEQPCKCEDGAECNPFNGTCICPSDLTGKYCEVKRLSLIHTARKTSMFFIILVFVPPVVLLLACIVKRRKPTQKKHEELQLVDMALNLAETLLPWERDPRNLTLGELVGLGTFGHVVDGTLQLPGEQAVRVAVKTVDIKVNQGYVHADFDREINILVHLFDESLHTQGDEKIMHPNIIQLFGVITMFDPKRIVLEFAHHGDLQTYLTSCRLRDDMDAVDWATLLGLAVDVSKALQELERVRIVHRDVAARNVVITDGMVAKLADFGLARDVYTNTVYERTDHHGRDELLPLKWMAPESLRYGVYTCQSDVWSFGVMLWEIASLGEEPRYPGPFRPDCCQMVKMLRRGVRMEKPEECSADLYRLMCQCWCDVRDHRPTAAQLEERLADQVQNIQDGAVDCMAETA encoded by the coding sequence ATGAGTTATTCTCGGACCTCCAGGATGTTGTGTTTTCAACTCAGCCTTGCTTTGTTCTCCATGCTTGGAGGTACAGCGTCTTTCAACACAACGGTGTTTGTTCCCGAAAACGCCCCAGTAGGAACAGTCGTTGCTCGTCACAAAGTTTCCCCGCAGTTGCCAAGGACATACAGGATTCTTGATGGTAATGACTACGAGAGGTTTGTGATAGCAGAGAGTCAGGGTGTTGTCGAAGTTGCTAATCCATTGGATTACCAAATACAGTCGACGTATCAACTGCAGATCTTGACAAGCAGCGGACGCAAGCTCACTGAAAATACCTCACTCTGGACCCTGACTGTTCATGTGCTGGATGTGTCTGAATACCCCCCATACtacaacaaaacatgtgaaaCCCCTGAAAGATATTCCGGTCTACCTAGATTGGTAGAATTCACTGACTATTTTCTTGATGGCTCAACAAGTAGTGGGTTTAAGTTTAGAAAGACGGCTGATATTGTAAATGTGACAAAACGTTCAGTGTACTTTAGCGTGGAAAACGACATTTGCGAAATGAATGTGACAGTCGGAATCAAACATATCCAAGATGTAGCAATTTGTCATGAATTGTACAAGGCTGGCTACATGAATCTGACGCAGTACTCTGTGGGAGGAGACAACAAGGTGTCAGCTATTCTgattgacagagatgtacatagaGGGTACCCATTTGTGCCGCCTATGATATTTTCCGAACTTGTTGCTTCCAAAGGTTTGGATCCTGTGTGGATTGGTAACCCACGATACAGGTTCTTTCTTCTCGTCAGCCTTGGCGTACTTAAAACAGCCGCGCCTGTTAACAAGATAGCGAACGTTCTGACTTTACGTTTATTCGGTAACGTAAATCTTACAGCTCAAATAACTGCCAAACTTGCTGGTTGTCCACATGGCAAATACGGCGCATATTGTGACAAAAACTGTATATCTATATGTAAGAACGACGCCCGGTGTCACGGCTTCAACGGGGCCTGTCTATGTGCCCCTGGCTGGAAGGGTGTGGCATGCGATATACCGACCCCAGCAGTCGCTATTGACGTCCGGCCCGAAGCAAAACTGTATATAACTGGGAACGTATCCTTACAATGTCGTCCTGTCCATACAAACGTCTCGTCTATGACATGGTGGTTTCGATCATCTGGCAACAACAGTTCCAAAGTTTTTATCCAAACTTCCCGTAACTTTTACATCAGCCCGACTCTACCTGAGACCAACGGCGTGTACACGTGTGAAGGTCTTACATCTGAGGGACAGATACTGGAGAGAAACTACGTCTTAGATGTGATGGAATGTCCTCCCGGTCTTCACGGGGAGCGCTGTGACAAGCCATGCGAATGTCTACACAACGTTGGTTGTGACCGTTGGACGGGGTGTGTATGTGAGGCCGGTTGGACAGGGCCTACCTGTAACATATCCTGCCCTTCAGGGAAATTCGGGACAAACTGCGAACAACCATGCAAGTGTGAAGATGGCGCGGAGTGCAACCCTTTCAATGGTACTTGCATCTGTCCGTCCGATCTGACCGGGAAATACTGCGAGGTGAAAAGATTAAGTCTAATTCATACGGCTCGCAAGACTTCAATGTTTTTTATCATTCTCGTTTTCGTCCCTCCTGTTGTTCTATTACTTGCGTGTATAGTGAAACGGAGGAAGCCAACGCAGAAAAAGCACGAGGAACTACAACTTGTTGATATGGCACTGAACTTGGCAGAAACGTTATTGCCATGGGAACGAGACCCACGGAACCTGACCCTTGGTGAGTTGGTCGGGCTGGGGACATTCGGCCATGTTGTTGATGGAACCTTACAACTTCCAGGCGAACAGGCGGTACGGGTAGCCGTCAAAACGGTTGATATAAAGGTCAACCAAGGTTACGTCCATGCGGATTTTGATCGCGAAATTAACATACTTGTCCATCTTTTCGACGAATCATTACACACACAAGGAGATGAAAAAATTATGCACCCAAATATCATTCAGTTATTCGGCGTGATTACCATGTTTGACCCAAAGAGGATAGTGCTAGAATTTGCTCATCACGGAGATCTTCAGACGTACCTGACCAGCTGCAGACTTCGAGACGACATGGACGCAGTGGACTGGGCAACTCTGCTCGGCCTCGCCGTCGATGTGTCTAAGGCTCTACAGGAGTTAGAGCGAGTCCGAATCGTCCATCGCGACGTGGCCGCCCGGAACGTGGTCATCACAGACGGGATGGTCGCGAAGCTGGCAGACTTCGGCTTGGCCCGAGACGTCTACACCAACACTGTGTACGAGCGCACCGATCACCACGGACGGGACGAGTTACTcccgctgaagtggatggcgcCGGAGTCTCTCCGGTATGGGGTGTACACCTGTCAGAGTGACGTGTGGTCGTTTGGTGTCATGCTGTGGGAGATTGCCAGTCTAGGAGAGGAGCCGCGCTACCCTGGTCCTTTTCGACCTGACTGTTGTCAGATGGTGAAGATGCTGAGACGAGGAGTCCGCATGGAGAAGCCTGAAGAATGTTCCGCTGACCTGTACAGACTGATGTGCCAGTGCTGGTGCGATGTTCGTGACCACAGACCGACTGCTGCTCAGCTTGAGGAAAGACTTGCGGATCAAGttcaaaatattcaagacgGTGCTGTTGACTGTATGGCAGAAACTGCCTAA
- the LOC118416726 gene encoding protein shisa-5-like isoform X2 yields MVPVVAGEQCRAFGSITTFSCPRPWPFDDDSDDIYCCDSGTDCCDDCWEADDTSSCTDHWGNAVNSALNLGIGAMVGIIVGVIVIIIIIIVGIVLCCCACAKQRRNPPVAYQASPQGQQVTVMTQPGAYGAQPAQYQPPAGQPEKAGYPGPPPAYPPAGAPYPPAGAPYPPAGAPYPPAGAPYPQGGAPYPQGGTPYPTDAAYPPQKA; encoded by the exons ATGGTACCAG TTGTTGCTGGAGAGCAATGTCGGGCCTTTGGTAGCATCACCACATTCTCCTGTCCACGACCATGGCCATTCGATGATGACAGCGATGACATCTACTGCTGTGATAGTGGAACTGACTGTTGTGACGACTGCTGGGAGGCTGATGACACCTCATCTTGTACTGATCACTGGGGCAACGCTGTGAACAGTGCATTAAATCTCGG TATCGGCGCCATGGTTGGGATTATTGTCGgcgtcatcgtcatcatcatcataatcatcgtGGGGATAGTCCTCTGCTGTTGCGCGTGCGCCAAACAGCGACGGAACCCACCAGTGGCGTACCAGGCTTCACCACAAG GGCAGCAGGTGACCGTCATGACTCAGCCGGGAGCTTACGGCGCCCAGCCCGCCCAGTACCAGCCTCCTGCTGGTCAGCCGGAGAAAGCTGGTTACCCAGGCCCCCCTCCTGCCTACCCACCGGCTGGTGCACCTTACCCGCCGGCCGGAGCACCTTACCCCCCGGCTGGAGCACCTTACCCCCCTGCCGGAGCGCCGTACCCCCAGGGAGGAGCACCCTACCCCCAGGGAGGAACACCATATCCCACAGATGCGGCGTACCCTCCCCAGAAAGCTTAA
- the LOC118416726 gene encoding protein shisa-5-like isoform X1, which produces MLRETLVVVVAIFATVVAGEQCRAFGSITTFSCPRPWPFDDDSDDIYCCDSGTDCCDDCWEADDTSSCTDHWGNAVNSALNLGIGAMVGIIVGVIVIIIIIIVGIVLCCCACAKQRRNPPVAYQASPQGQQVTVMTQPGAYGAQPAQYQPPAGQPEKAGYPGPPPAYPPAGAPYPPAGAPYPPAGAPYPPAGAPYPQGGAPYPQGGTPYPTDAAYPPQKA; this is translated from the exons ATGTTGCGGGAAACACTTGTTGTCGTCGTCGCCATTTTCGCGACAG TTGTTGCTGGAGAGCAATGTCGGGCCTTTGGTAGCATCACCACATTCTCCTGTCCACGACCATGGCCATTCGATGATGACAGCGATGACATCTACTGCTGTGATAGTGGAACTGACTGTTGTGACGACTGCTGGGAGGCTGATGACACCTCATCTTGTACTGATCACTGGGGCAACGCTGTGAACAGTGCATTAAATCTCGG TATCGGCGCCATGGTTGGGATTATTGTCGgcgtcatcgtcatcatcatcataatcatcgtGGGGATAGTCCTCTGCTGTTGCGCGTGCGCCAAACAGCGACGGAACCCACCAGTGGCGTACCAGGCTTCACCACAAG GGCAGCAGGTGACCGTCATGACTCAGCCGGGAGCTTACGGCGCCCAGCCCGCCCAGTACCAGCCTCCTGCTGGTCAGCCGGAGAAAGCTGGTTACCCAGGCCCCCCTCCTGCCTACCCACCGGCTGGTGCACCTTACCCGCCGGCCGGAGCACCTTACCCCCCGGCTGGAGCACCTTACCCCCCTGCCGGAGCGCCGTACCCCCAGGGAGGAGCACCCTACCCCCAGGGAGGAACACCATATCCCACAGATGCGGCGTACCCTCCCCAGAAAGCTTAA
- the LOC118416729 gene encoding uncharacterized protein LOC118416729 — protein MILRIVLVALLGAVWTIDAAQVCRTAHGRPFSCPRSRVYSFNPDDIYCCGRKCCSDPCRSTVSKPDHCMTAGAWKVGSIFNMSTGAIVGIVVAAITLTVIIVGAIVCCYGKARKNSKKEQTNAVQMTPTTQPTPSPHQAAQYPERQPAYPQSRDPQQNAQYPAQQPAYPQYPQDAYVAFGHTSKI, from the exons ATGATATTGCGGATTGTGCTGGTAGCCCTGTTGGGCGCTGTCTGGACGATAG ATGCCGCACAGGTCTGTCGCACTGCACACGGCCGACCTTTCAGCTGTCCCCGATCCCGGGTCTACAGCTTCAACCCGGACGACATCTACTGCTGCGGGAGGAAATGCTGTTCGGATCCCTGCCGATCTACCGTCAGCAAACCCGACCATTGTATGACAGCAGGCGCCTGGAAGGTCGGCAGCATTTTCAATATGAG TACGGGCGCCATCGTTGGAATAGTAGTAGCAGCCATTACCCTTACCGTCATCATCGTTGGTGCCATCGTGTGCTGTTACGGAAAGGCAAGGAAGAACAGCAAGAAAGAGCAAACTAATG CAGTACAGATGACTCCTACCACCCAGCCTACCCCGTCTCCACACCAGGCCGCCCAGTACCCTGAACGCCAGCCTGCCTACCCGCAGTCACGTGATCCACAACAGAACGCCCAGTACCCCGCACAACAGCCTGCCTACCCACAGTATCCACAGGATGCATATGTAGCTTTCGGCCACACTTCAAAGATTTAG